In a genomic window of Panthera tigris isolate Pti1 chromosome D4, P.tigris_Pti1_mat1.1, whole genome shotgun sequence:
- the ASPN gene encoding asporin isoform X2, giving the protein MRGRRPPAEHSSPAASSAPESRGIREKQYTVGTSLKRLTLCLRGLSSVPSNIPFDTQMVDLQNNKIKEIKENDFKGLTSLYALILNNNKLTKIHPKAFLTTKKLRRLYLSHNQLSEIPFNLPKSLAELRIHDNKVKKIQKETFKGMNTLHVLEMSANPLDNNGIEPGAFEGVTVFHIRIAEAKLTSIPKELPSTLLELHLDYNKISTVELEDFKRYKDLQRLGLGNNRITDIENGSLANIPRVREIHLENNKLKKIPSGLQELKYLQIIFLHSNSITKVGVNDFCPTVPKMKKSLYSAISLFNNPDNVTLYVRSTFKMSLLRPQLEEPRWVLSIL; this is encoded by the exons ATGCGAGGGCGTCGGCCACCAGCAGAGCACAGCAGCCCGGCTGCTTCCTCAG CACCTGAGAGCAGGGGCATTCGGGAGAAGCAGTACACGGTGGGAACTTCTCTCAAGAGGCTGACTCTCTGTTTACGAG GTTTGTCCTCCGTCCCAAGCAACATTCCATTTGATACTCAGATGGTTGAccttcaaaacaataaaattaaggaaatcaaagaaaatgattttaaaggacTCACCTCACTTTAT GCTTTGATTCTGAACAACAATAAGCTAACAAAGATCCACCCAAAAGCCTTTCTAACTACAAAGAAGTTGAGAAGGCTGTACCTGTCCCACAATCAACTAAGCGAAATACcatttaatcttcccaaatcGCTAGCAGAACTCAGAATTCATgataataaagttaagaaaatacaaaaggagaCATTCAAAGGAATGAATACTTTACATGTTCTGG AAATGAGTGCAAACCCTCTCGATAATAATGGGATTGAACCGGGGGCATTTGAAGGAGTGACAGTATTCCATATCAGAATCGCAGAAGCAAAACTGACCTCAATTCCTAaag AACTTCCATCAACTTTACTGGAGCTTCATTTAGACTATAATAAAATTTCAACCGTGGAACTTGAGGATTTTAAACGATACAAAGACCTACAAAG GCTGGGCCTAGGAAACAACAGAATCACTGACATTGAAAACGGAAGTCTTGCTAACATACCACGAGTGAGAGAAATACACTTGGaaaacaacaaactaaaaaaaatcccttcaggATTACAGGAGTTGAAATATCTCCAG ATCATCTTTCTTCACTCTAATTCAATTACAAAAGTGGGAGTGAATGACTTCTGCCCAACAGTCCCGAAGATGAAGAAATCTTTATACAGCGCGATAAGTCTGTTCAACAACCCG GACAATGTCACCTTGTATGTAAGGAGTACTTTCAAGATGTCCCTTCTAAGACCTCAGTTGGAAGAGCCTAGATGGGTACTGTCCATTCTATAA
- the ASPN gene encoding asporin isoform X1, with protein sequence MKGCVLLVLLALCSAKPLFHPSYVTLKNMMLKDMEDEGDSDLDADNSLFPTREPINPFFPFDLFPTCPFGCQCYSRVVHCSDLGLSSVPSNIPFDTQMVDLQNNKIKEIKENDFKGLTSLYALILNNNKLTKIHPKAFLTTKKLRRLYLSHNQLSEIPFNLPKSLAELRIHDNKVKKIQKETFKGMNTLHVLEMSANPLDNNGIEPGAFEGVTVFHIRIAEAKLTSIPKELPSTLLELHLDYNKISTVELEDFKRYKDLQRLGLGNNRITDIENGSLANIPRVREIHLENNKLKKIPSGLQELKYLQIIFLHSNSITKVGVNDFCPTVPKMKKSLYSAISLFNNPDNVTLYVRSTFKMSLLRPQLEEPRWVLSIL encoded by the exons ATGAAGGGGTGTGTGCTCCTAGTGCTCTTGGCTTTGTGCTCCGCCAAGCCCTTATTTCACCCTTCATATGTGACACTGAAGAACATGATGCTGAAGGACATGGAAGACGAAGGGGACAGTGACCTTGATGCGGACAACTCTCTTTTTCCAACAAGAGAGCCAATTAACCCCTTCTTCCCGTTCGATCTGTTCCCAACGTGTCCATTTGGATGCCAGTGCTACTCGAGAGTTGTACACTGCTCTGATCTAG GTTTGTCCTCCGTCCCAAGCAACATTCCATTTGATACTCAGATGGTTGAccttcaaaacaataaaattaaggaaatcaaagaaaatgattttaaaggacTCACCTCACTTTAT GCTTTGATTCTGAACAACAATAAGCTAACAAAGATCCACCCAAAAGCCTTTCTAACTACAAAGAAGTTGAGAAGGCTGTACCTGTCCCACAATCAACTAAGCGAAATACcatttaatcttcccaaatcGCTAGCAGAACTCAGAATTCATgataataaagttaagaaaatacaaaaggagaCATTCAAAGGAATGAATACTTTACATGTTCTGG AAATGAGTGCAAACCCTCTCGATAATAATGGGATTGAACCGGGGGCATTTGAAGGAGTGACAGTATTCCATATCAGAATCGCAGAAGCAAAACTGACCTCAATTCCTAaag AACTTCCATCAACTTTACTGGAGCTTCATTTAGACTATAATAAAATTTCAACCGTGGAACTTGAGGATTTTAAACGATACAAAGACCTACAAAG GCTGGGCCTAGGAAACAACAGAATCACTGACATTGAAAACGGAAGTCTTGCTAACATACCACGAGTGAGAGAAATACACTTGGaaaacaacaaactaaaaaaaatcccttcaggATTACAGGAGTTGAAATATCTCCAG ATCATCTTTCTTCACTCTAATTCAATTACAAAAGTGGGAGTGAATGACTTCTGCCCAACAGTCCCGAAGATGAAGAAATCTTTATACAGCGCGATAAGTCTGTTCAACAACCCG GACAATGTCACCTTGTATGTAAGGAGTACTTTCAAGATGTCCCTTCTAAGACCTCAGTTGGAAGAGCCTAGATGGGTACTGTCCATTCTATAA